CAGGACGAGCCGCGCATCCAGTTCGGCCAGGGTGGGGCTGTCGGCAGCCGCCCGGCCCGGATAACCCTCGGCCGCGGACATGATCCACCCGCTTTCACGCTAGCCGTCACTGGCCGACCGTCATCTGGTGTCATCAAGAGAACAGATGTTGGCGAGTTTCCGCGAGAAGAGTGTGCCCGAGAGTCGTCGCGTCCAAGGGGAGGTGCTCGAGTTGGCGGGTGCCCGGCCAGGGGAGACCATGGGTCGGTAGCTTTCCGAAAGCCGCTCAGCCTGTCCGTCCGCAACAAGGAGCGACCATGTTGCCGAAGCTGACCGAACAGGTCGAGGGCCTGCAGGCGCTCGACGGCGTCTCGCACAAGGCTGCCGGCTGGGTGGCGCGGGCAACGCATCCCGACGCGATCAAGAACGCGCTGTCCGGCACCTGGCTGGGACACCCGCTGCACCCGATGCTCACGGACGTGCCCATCGGCGCCTGGACCATGGCCTCCGTCCTCGACCTGACCGCGGGCAAGGCCGGAGCCGCATCAGCCCGTCGACTCGTCGGCATCGGACTGATCGCCACGCTGCCAGCCGCGGCGACAGGAGCGTCCGACTGGTCCGACACCTACGGCGCCACACAACGGGTCGGCCTCGTGCACGCGGTCTGCAACATGACGGCGTCCGCAGTACAAGCGGCGTCCTGGATCGCCCGCAGGCGGGGACGGCACGAGCTCGGGATGGCGCTGAGCGGAGTCGGGCTCGGCATCACCGCGTGCGCCGCGTACTTGGGCGGGCACCTGTCGCTCGTCCAGGGCGTAGGCGTCAACCACACCGCGTTCCAGCAGACCGTGACCGACTGGACCGACGTCGCAGCGGAGTCCGACCTGGGCGACGGCGAACCCCTCCGAGTGACAGCGGACGGAGTGCCGGTCGTACTCGTCCGGCACCACGGGTCCCTTCACGCGCTCTCGGCCACCTGCACGCACGCAGGCGGGCCGCTCGACGAAGGCGAAGTCATGGCCGACGGCTGTATCCGCTGCCCCTGGCATGCCAGCGTCTTCCGGCTCAAAGACGGCAAAGTGATGCGCGGACCGGCGGCCGTCGACGAGCCCCGCTGGGAGGCGAAGACCGACGGCGGACGCGTCTACGTACGGTCCGCCAAGGACTGACCGGGCGCGCCTGAACGCCGAGCAAAAGGAGCTTGGGATGGCGGAGAAGTTCGCTGTGGGGGACCACGTCCGATGGAACTCCGAAGCCGGGTACGTCGAGGGCGTCATTATCAAGAAGCACACGCGGGACGTGGAGTACAAAGGGTACGTGCGGCACTGCACCGAAAGCGACCCGCAATATGAGATCAAAAGCGACAGGACCGATCACATCGCCATCCACAAAGGGGTAGCTCTGACGAAACTGTAGGAAATGAGCGAGACGGCAGGCTGGTGAACCGGATCTGTACGGTGGGGCATTCGACCCGCGACTTCAGCGAAGTGCTGGAGATGCTCCGGGCCCATGACGTGACCTGCCTGGTCGATGTCCGCTCGTTCCCGTCGTCAAGAAAGTTCCCGCAGTGGAACCAGCCAGCGATCATCGATGCCTTGCCTCCCGATATCGAATACCGGTGGATCCCAAAACTGGGCGGCCGACGGCACACCCCAAAAGGCGTGCCGAGCGCGAACGGCGCATGGCAGGTAAAAGCCTTCCGCGATTACGCCGACTACATGGACACCGACGCCTTCAAGGAAGGCCTGCACGAGTTGCTGGAGCTGGCCGAACACGAACGGCCCGCGATCATGTGCAGCGAAGCGGTTCCCTGGCGCTGCCATCGCAGGCTGATCACCGACGCGTTGATCGTCGCGGGCGTCGAAGTCTTGGACATCACGTCCGCCGCCACCGCGAAGCGGGCTGTCCTGAACAAGAACGCGCACGTCAAGGACGGCCACCTGACGTACCCGCCTCAGCCGGAAAGCGACGCCGACTCGGATCCGACGTGTCCCGCGCCGTGACGGTGCTGACAGGGACCCTCAGGCCAAGGAACACGGCACATCGGAGAAGCGGGCCCAGAACGCCGCCCACCCCAACAAGGGAGCGCGCCCTGGGGAGGCCGAAACCGCCAGCAAGTCCTCCACCCGCGATTCGAAATCCGCCTCCCAATGCGGCGGGAACGCTCCCCCAGCGGGCCGTGGGTGACTGGACGCAGCACGGTCAGCGAAGGACCTGAACTGTGTAGAGCGCGCCGACGCTGGTAGCGAGGGTGCCGAGCAGGAGCCGGAGCGCGGTTTCGGGCAGGTGCGGCTGGAGGTGTGCGCCGAGGTATCCGCCGAGAAGTCCTCCGGCTCCGCAAGACAGGCCCAACAGCCAGTCAGGAGCGACGTCGCCCGTGGCGGCCAGGGAGAGGAGGGCGTAGGTGGCCGCGCCGACCATGGAAGTCACGAAGGTGGAGGCCAGGGCGGCCGGCGCGATGGTGGAGACGGGGGCGCCGCGGCCGACGAGGATCGGGCCGAGCAGGGAGCCGCCCCCGATTCCGTAGATGCCGCCGGCGACACCAACGGCCAGGGCCAGCGACGTCGTCGCGCGGGGCGAAGGCTGGTCGCGGGCGCTCTGTGGAGCCGGGCGTACGCTCCGGAGCCACAGCCACAGCCCGAGCGGTAACAGCAGCACGGCGACGAGGAGACGGAAGACGCGCGGGCCGGGAACGGCGAATACGCGGATCACGGCGCCGATGACGACGCCAGGGACGGTGCCCGCGATGAGTAGGCGGGTCAGTGGCCCGCCCAGTCGCCCTGCTCGCCAGTAGCGCAGGAGGGCACCGGGGCCGGCCACGACGTTGTAGAGCAGGTTCGTGGGTGTCACGGCCGGGCTCGGCACGCCCAGCACGCTGACCTGAACGGGCAGCAGGAAGACCGCCCCGGAGACGCCTACGGGCGCAGTGGTGACCGATAGCAGGAGCCCGGCGGCGAACCCGAGCAATCCCGTTGACCACTCCACGACAATCCCCTCAACACTCACCGACCGGCACCCGGAACAGGCTCCGGATCAGGTGCCTCCCGTTCTCGTGAACATCGACCCCGCCCCGATCCAACCGACTCCCGAGACGGTGAACAACTGCTGTCCAAACTCGGGCTCTGGTCCACTTCGTGTGGTCGCGTACCCAGGGTGACTGTTGATCTTCGTGTGATGGCGATTGAGTTCGCCCGAAAATCGCCCGGCGGGAGGGCAGTGTGGTCGACAGTCCTTCGCCGTGAACGAAGTGCTGCCGCAGCCGGATGAGCTGCTGTTCTCCTCGGTCGAGGGCGTGTTGGTGGAATCGGTGAAGGTGACCGACACGGTCGTCCAGGTGGAAGCTCGGACGACCGTAGGGCGGGCGGCCTGTCCGGAGTGCGGATGCTGGTCAGGGCGGATACATGGCTCCTACCTGCGTTTTCCTCGTGACCTGCCGAGCGCGGGCAAGTTCGTCGTGGTGACCCTGCAGGTGCGGCGATTCGTCTGCGCGGAGGACTCCTGCCCACGCAAGACCTTCGCTGAGCAAGTCCCTGGTCTCACTCGCCTGTTCGGACGACGGACCGAGCGGCTGCGATCGACGTTGGTGTCGGTGGGGCTTGCGCTCGCAGGCCGGGCTGGCGCCCGCATGACGGACGCCTTCAAAGTCCCGGTCAGCAGGAACACTCTGTTGCGGCTGATCGCCTCGCTCCCGGACCCCGCCACTGCCACACCCCGTGTGGTCGGCGTGGACGAATACGCCCAGCGCAAGGGCCGTATCTATGGAACCGTGCTCGTCGACGTCGAAACACGCCGTCCGATCGACCTCTTGCCGGACCGGGAGGCAGACACGCTCGCGGCCTGGCTCGCCGAACGGCCTGGCATCGAGATCATCTGCCGTGACCGGGCTCCCTTCTTCGCCGACGGTGCCACCCGCGGCGCCCCGCAAGCCCTCCAGGTCGCCGACCGATGGCATCTCTGGCACAACCTGGGCGAAGCCGCCGAGAAGTGCGTCTACCGGCAGCGCGGCTGCCTGTGGCCCACGCCCATGCAGCCGGAGGAACCTCAGGAGGAGGCCGAGTCGGCCGCGTTGTCGCCCTGGCCGGCCGGGCACCGGTTCGCCGAACGCACCCGTGCCAAGCACGCCACCATCCACGCTCTCCTCGCCGCCGGTCACAGCAAGCGTTCGGTCGCCAGGCAACTCGGCATGACCCTGAACACGATCTTGCGTTTCTCCCGCGCCGCCACCCCGGAGGAGATGTTCACCGGGCAGTGGCAAGGTCGTGTGACCAGGCTCGACGCCTACAAGCCCTACCTCGACCAGCGTTGGCAGGAAGGCTGCACCAACGCCTGGAAACTGTGGGAGGAGATCAGGGAACAGGGCTATCCACGCGGCTACGGCGGCGTCCGTGACTACGTCAGCAGGACCCTTCGCGGCAAACCCCAACCGGTCGGCCCCCGGCCGCCATCGGCCCGCGCCGTCACTCGCTGGATCCTCACACACCCCGACGCTCTCCCCGAAGGCGACCGGCGCCAGCTCAAGTCCGTGCTGCGACTGTCATGCCCGCCCCGGGCTCAGGGCGCTCGACAGCTTGAACCCCATGGCCAGGGCGGCGGCCGCGCTGATTGTAGAAAGTGAAGTTGCCCGGAACGTTGTGCGTCCCGGTCAGCATGCGCGGGACGCAGTCGCGAAGCTCCTGGGAGAGTTGCAGGTCTCAGCTGCTCAGGCCGCGGTCGTCGGGTTCGCTGATTCGGCGGCGCGGCGGTATTCGGCGTTGATGCGCTGGGCCTCTTCGAGCTGGTCTTCGAGGATGACGATGCGGCAGGCAGCCTCGATCGGGGTGCCGTGGTCGACGAGCTCACGCGCGCGGGCCGCGATGCGCAGCTGGTAGCGGGAGTAGCGGCGGTGGCCGCCCTCGGAGCGCAGCGGGGTGATCAGGCGGGCTTCGCCGATGGCACGCAGGAAGCCCTGGGTGGTGCCGAGCATGGCGGCGGCCCGGCCCATCGTGTAGGCGGGGTAGTCGTCGTCATCGAGACGGCCGAATGAATCGTCTGCTGTCATTACACCTCTCTGTGGAACGCGTGGAGGGGCCCTGGTGCCATACCGGCACCAGAGCCCCGAAGGAACTGCTACACCATCTGCCGACCCTGGTTACTGCGCCGGCCTTCTGTATCCGCTGACCCGACCTGGAAGTTGTCGGGGACGCGGGGATCGCGGTTGCTTGACCGGAGACCACCTCACTATCGATGTCCTGCGGTACCCGGGCTCAACACTCCACCCGGGCGATCCTGATGGCGCTCAACTCCTCCGTTCTTCCCTCTTGATCAACTACTTACCAAACGGGAACTGCGGAACTGCGTACTGCTGGTACTACGAACTGCTCGTGGCCTCGAACAGCGCCACTCTTCGGCAGCCAGCCCCGTCGCCCGTCCTGCATCTGCTCTGGCTTAGAACCCCACTGCCGAACCTCCCGGTGCGCGCGCCCGCAGCTGACGCCTTCACCGAGGTACTGCTCACTGACTTCACTGCTGAGTACTGCGAACTGCACTTACGGGTACTGCCACGGCGGCCCCTGATAACTGCGAGCCGCCCGGTCCGGTCGCCAGTCCCGTCGCCGTCCTGCAACAACCCTGGCTTCGAAACTCCGCCACCGCACCGTCCTGCCAACTGCAACTGCATGTACTACTGACCGGCAGTTCGTCTCTGCCAGGCCCTGCTCGATCTCGGCTACGAGAGAAACCATAACCACACCGCCATCCAATGTCTACTCCAGCCAACATAGATTTCCGCGTGATCGACGGTGAGGTAATCGACCTCGAACAGCGACGCGGACAGGTGCGAAGCCGTCACGCCCCGCTCTGGCGCCGACTACTTCCCCGACGGCATGGACCACGAGACGTACTACCAGCCCACCCGGCCACAAGGGTGGCGGTGAGCGTGACGACTGCGGCGGCAGCGATGGAACGGCGCATGGAATCCCCCCGTACATTCCCGTTAGGACCAGGGGGGCGCCGGTTGTGGACGACAGTTTCCTCGCGGTGCTGCATGCCGGGGATCGGCCGGCCAGCTTCGTACTGCCGGGGAGGCCGTGGGCGCAGCGGTACGAGGTTGCCGTCGACACCTCGCGGGAGGAGCAGGGGCGGGCGCCCGGCGTCGTGCATCGCGCGGGGGGCGCGATTACGGTGCCGGCGCGGGCTGTGCTGCTGCTGCGGGTGGTGGGGTGAGGGTTGTTTCGTCACCGCCACCCCTACCCGTCCCATCCCGTCCTGGGGCTGCGCCCCCAGACGCCCCTAAAAGACTGCGCAGTTCCCCGCGCACCTTTCAGGTGCGTCCACTGCATGGACGTTGGCTTGACGTGTCGGGCTGCCCGCTGGCACCGTCGCTCAGCATGAGGCCCTCCGCCGATCACCCGCGCGCGCTCGTCGCGCTCGTGGAGCGGCGCCACGTCGACCTGTGCCGGCAGTCCAGCGCCATCTGTCGCTGAGCCCACAGTCTCCTCGCCCGCCCTTCTTCTCTTCCCTCTTCGTGTCCCGTCGTGGCACCCGTCCGTTCCGAGGAACCCGCATGCCCGAAATATCCCGTCGTACCTTCGGCGGTCTCGTCGGTGGTGGCGCGGTCACCGCCGTCGCCGGTACGGCCACCGCCGCCGTGGCAGCCCCCGACCAGGCCGCCCCCACCGAGCGCCCGTTCCAGGCCCGTACCGCCTCCGCCGGTTCCGGCCGGCGCCCCAACCTCCTGGTCATCCTGGGGGACGACCTGGGCTGGGCCGACCTCTCCTCGTACGGAGCGCCGCACATCAAGACCCCGAACCTGGACCGGCTCGCCCGGCAGGGGTGCGCTTCACGGACGCGTACTCGGGGTCGGCGACCTGCTCGCCGACCCGGTTCAGCCTGTACACCGGGCGCTATCCGGGCCGTACGAAGGGCGGGCTCGCCGAGCCCATCGCCAACAGGACCCAGGGTCTGGACCCGAACCATCCCACCCTGGCCTCCCTGCTGAAGAAGGCGGGCTACTCCACTGCCCTAATCGGCAAGTGGCACTGCGGCTGGCTGCCCGACTACAGCCCCACGAAGTCGGGTTGGGACGAGTTCTTCGGCAACCATGGCGGCGTCCTGGAGTACTTCTCCAAGCTCGGCCAGCTCGGCGACTACGACCTCTACGAGGGGGACGCCGAGTACAAGGACCTGCGCTACTACACGGAGGTGCTGACCGAGCGGGCGGTGGAGTACGTCGGCCGCAAGCACGACAAGCCGTGGCTGCTGAACCTCAACTTCACCACCCCGCACTGGCCCTGGCTGAGCGAGGAGGACGCCGAGACCGGTGCGGAGATCGCCGCGAAGATCCGGGCCGCCAAGAGCCAGGCCGAGATCACCGCCGCACTGCTGCACGACGACGGCGGCTCGGTCGCGAAGTACACGCAGATGGTCGAGAGCCTCGACGCGGCGGTCGGCGAGGTGCTGGCGGCGCTGCGCCGGTCCGGGCAGGAGGAGAACACGGTGGTGTACTTCGCCAGCGACAACGGTGGTGAACGCTGGTCGTACCTCTGGCCGCTGAGCGGTGAGAAGTTCGTGCTCCAGGAGGGCGGCATCCGGGTGCCGACGATCGTCCGTTGGCCGCACCGCATCGACGACAACCAGGTCAGCCGCGAACCGAACTTCTCCCCCGACTGGACCGCGACCCTGCTGGAGCTGGCCGGCGCCCGGCCCGACCCGGCGTATCCGCTGGACGGCAGAAGCCTCGCGGGCTATCTGCTGAAGGGCGAGAAGCTGCCCGAGCGGGACCTGTTCTGGCGGGTGCGGGCCAATCGGGCGCTCAGGCGCGGCGACTGGAAGTACTACCAGGACTCCGCGGGCAAGGACCACCTCTACGACCTCGGCGCCGATCTGCGCGAGCAGGCCGATCTGGCGCCCGACAAGCCGGAGTTGCTCGCCGAGCTGAAGGCGGCCTGGGAGAAGACCGCGAGCGGGCTGCTGCCGTACCCCGCCGCCTGATCAGAAGGTGAGGCGGTCGACGATGGCCGCGCAGTGGCGTGTGCTGCTCGAGGCGGGGGCCACCGGTGTGTGGACAGCAGTCGGCTCACGGGCGCAAAACGGTTCGGCCGCAGGGTAGGCGAGAGCTCAGTCGATGATGTCGACGCCGAAGCTGCGTGCCAGGTCGGCCAGTTGGTGGTCGTATCCCTGGCCGATGGCGCGTACGCGCCATCCCGGGCCACGCCGGTAGACCTCGGCGAGCAGCAGCGTTCGTTCGGTCGTCGCGGCGTCCAGGGTGGCCTGGGCCAGTGCTCGCGCGTCGGTTGCCTGGGCAACGGTGATCTCGATTGCTCCGGCATCGGCGAACGTCGCGGTTCCGTCGATGGCAGCGGCGATGACGATTTTGCGGACGGCGTCGGAAAGGGTGGTCAGCTCCGCTGTGATGGCTTGTTCGCTGGGGCCGTCGGTGATCAGGCGCACCGTCGCGTCGGGGCTTTCGGGCGCCCCGTAGAAGACGAAGTC
This DNA window, taken from Streptomyces sp. NBC_01445, encodes the following:
- a CDS encoding DUF488 domain-containing protein: MNRICTVGHSTRDFSEVLEMLRAHDVTCLVDVRSFPSSRKFPQWNQPAIIDALPPDIEYRWIPKLGGRRHTPKGVPSANGAWQVKAFRDYADYMDTDAFKEGLHELLELAEHERPAIMCSEAVPWRCHRRLITDALIVAGVEVLDITSAATAKRAVLNKNAHVKDGHLTYPPQPESDADSDPTCPAP
- a CDS encoding DUF2945 domain-containing protein — translated: MAEKFAVGDHVRWNSEAGYVEGVIIKKHTRDVEYKGYVRHCTESDPQYEIKSDRTDHIAIHKGVALTKL
- a CDS encoding sulfite exporter TauE/SafE family protein, coding for MEWSTGLLGFAAGLLLSVTTAPVGVSGAVFLLPVQVSVLGVPSPAVTPTNLLYNVVAGPGALLRYWRAGRLGGPLTRLLIAGTVPGVVIGAVIRVFAVPGPRVFRLLVAVLLLPLGLWLWLRSVRPAPQSARDQPSPRATTSLALAVGVAGGIYGIGGGSLLGPILVGRGAPVSTIAPAALASTFVTSMVGAATYALLSLAATGDVAPDWLLGLSCGAGGLLGGYLGAHLQPHLPETALRLLLGTLATSVGALYTVQVLR
- a CDS encoding MerR family transcriptional regulator encodes the protein MTADDSFGRLDDDDYPAYTMGRAAAMLGTTQGFLRAIGEARLITPLRSEGGHRRYSRYQLRIAARARELVDHGTPIEAACRIVILEDQLEEAQRINAEYRRAAESANPTTAA
- a CDS encoding putative leader peptide yields the protein MRPSADHPRALVALVERRHVDLCRQSSAICR
- a CDS encoding Rieske 2Fe-2S domain-containing protein, with product MLPKLTEQVEGLQALDGVSHKAAGWVARATHPDAIKNALSGTWLGHPLHPMLTDVPIGAWTMASVLDLTAGKAGAASARRLVGIGLIATLPAAATGASDWSDTYGATQRVGLVHAVCNMTASAVQAASWIARRRGRHELGMALSGVGLGITACAAYLGGHLSLVQGVGVNHTAFQQTVTDWTDVAAESDLGDGEPLRVTADGVPVVLVRHHGSLHALSATCTHAGGPLDEGEVMADGCIRCPWHASVFRLKDGKVMRGPAAVDEPRWEAKTDGGRVYVRSAKD
- a CDS encoding ISL3 family transposase; translation: MNEVLPQPDELLFSSVEGVLVESVKVTDTVVQVEARTTVGRAACPECGCWSGRIHGSYLRFPRDLPSAGKFVVVTLQVRRFVCAEDSCPRKTFAEQVPGLTRLFGRRTERLRSTLVSVGLALAGRAGARMTDAFKVPVSRNTLLRLIASLPDPATATPRVVGVDEYAQRKGRIYGTVLVDVETRRPIDLLPDREADTLAAWLAERPGIEIICRDRAPFFADGATRGAPQALQVADRWHLWHNLGEAAEKCVYRQRGCLWPTPMQPEEPQEEAESAALSPWPAGHRFAERTRAKHATIHALLAAGHSKRSVARQLGMTLNTILRFSRAATPEEMFTGQWQGRVTRLDAYKPYLDQRWQEGCTNAWKLWEEIREQGYPRGYGGVRDYVSRTLRGKPQPVGPRPPSARAVTRWILTHPDALPEGDRRQLKSVLRLSCPPRAQGARQLEPHGQGGGRADCRK